The DNA region TCCacattgcaattatatataattcatctgtttgtttatattgcaattatatataattcatcttaagattggtccatattgttcctttaaaaaattaaatctctcaattctaaaatatacactaaataatcttttatagCAAAACCATTTCTCCAAGTTGATTTAACATGCCTACAATATCAGATTTAATAATATcgcaagttttaaaaaatcagttatagaaaatatttttctccaagtttattctatcAAACCTAAAATCTAGGAAACAATAAAATCGATGTTCTTAGTATTTACTATGGTTAATGTAACTGATTATCGGATATTCCTTACCTTTAAAAATACAGtcaatattcttttatagaaaaactCTTCTCCAAGTTGTTTAAATAATCAGTTATGGAAAATCTCCTTCTCCAAGTACATTTTATCCAAGCGAAAATCTAGGAGTCGATCaaattgtgatatttttatttattatggttgatttaattgaatgtgaaatattttttttcaccTCACAAAAATTTGTCTATAAATACTCGACTTTTTATTCACCATACGACATTCACAAAAACTCCCAAATAAACACAATGTCGAAACCTAGCACTTTAGTTATGATAGATGGTGTGAAACCTTTAAAAAACAATTGGAAAATTCGAGTTAAAGTTCTTCATTGTTGGAAACAAAACACCGGTTTTGGAGACGACACATTTGAGTGCATCCTCTCAGATGAATCTGTACTTGCATTTGTTTCagcttttataagttttttctattctattggtttataaatctgtttctttttctgttttatatggTGTAAAGATTGCAGCAGCGTGCCAAAAGAatcacattagtacacattatttatttaaacacatttaaacacatttttatttctcaaaatttaaaattaatacacatagcaatcatgtataacatttagtacgaataaagataaaaaaaattaacacccGCTCGGTCGAGTGGATCACGATCTAGTACCTCTTAAAATATACTTCCAACTAACTTGTGAACAGTTTTATATATACTTCTTAAAATATACTTTCAAGAATATTTTCTAATTCGTGTGTTGTTTTATGAAAATTTCGTTAAGAAAATCGCATAATCTTCCTCtttcaatattatattttggggACGTAACAGAGTCGAGATGGATTCCAAGAGCCTTGGAATTCCCGGAACTTAGCTGAAGCCGAATGTCTAGCAGAGTCAGGTTTGAATGGACCAATGACAAGAATCTACCAGGACAGAATCTAGATCGACACTAACCATATAAAAATAAGGGAGAATTGGAAAAACAAAAcacttttcttgtttgtttgtccAAATAAGACTTTTGAAACTTTTGGTCATTTTGGACAGTTTTTGCCCttgtttgtgaaaaaaatagtaaactaaagttaaaaaatataaaaaaatatagaaatcattATAAACCAAAGTATACATACTTttctgtttaaatatttttttttaaaaatatggaactatgttttatttaatgtcaAGCTAGGATAGAATACTTGTTCTAGCCATCTACGTAGTGTACAAATCGAATACAAAGTATTATACATAGGTTTACCTTGGatagaaaatataaactacAGTTTCTTCAATAATCTACCCAAGATAGATTTTGTGTCGTATTATTCTAGCTAGATATCTTCAGTCTTACATACGGCTTTTTACAAGTTCTACCCAAGACTCAGTGAAATACCTTTTATTTTTTCACGTCATACCTTGTTATGCCTTTTACTTTATAATAGCCTACAGCATAATGTAGTTTCCACTCTCTCTACACCTTTCTGCCTTAGGTAGGATGTCTATTCTAGccaaatatagtaaaaatagaAACTTCCAAATTTCGTGGTCATATGTTTCCTAAATCTATCCTAAATATCTCTAAGTATATTCTCCCCACGATTTTCTCCTCTCTTCAcacgatctctctctctcgttcctCTCTCATCTTCATCTACCCTAATCgacttctcttttcttttttaattgttttcccttttttttttttactttctgttAAATcgacttttcttttttttcaattgttttcccttttttttaactttctgtTTTAACtgctttgatttatttttatttttttacctcagtaaaaaagtagaaaatcggaaattatatgttaattatataaatctaaGGGCAATTTggtattaaatgaaaaataaatccTACTTACCTAAACAATCTTCAACAAATCCTATTGTGACAAATCTCCAAGAAAAGTGTCtttattttccaattttctCTAAAAATAATCCCACGTCTATTAACAAATAATTACTAGATTATGATTTCATTTACTTATTAATCTGATCTATTATTGGTTTAACATTACTACTGTCGACAGTCCACACAACGACCGAACTAAACATCTCTTGTTATAAGAAAGACTCTTACATGTTGTAACCTAATCTTCAAATTGACGATGGCAATGTCCCAGACTTTCTCTGTTCCTCCCATTTCTCAACCTTACATattaagaagaaagaaagaaaatattacaaaacaaaaatataatttattacaccaaaaaagtataatttaataaactatAACAAAGATATTTGCTCACCAGTGTTTCAGGGCACATCGTACGTACGTAATCTCTCAAACTGTTACAATCATTCGTATCTTTTCCCTTACCCTCAAGACACCTTGTATTTAAAGTTAAAATATCATATGTAAATTGTAGTCATTTAATTTAGCTacagataaattttaaaacttacctATGGTATTGCATATACCGATTGAAGCAATGTCGCGTTTCATTAGTCACCGGAAACAGTTCATCCCTCGCCGAATCAGTCTCTCCTCCACTATCTTCTCCTCTTTTAGCTCGAAACGTGGCTTCGTTCTGGGGTGGAGGCGACACCGTACCGGGAGCGTGCGCTGGTCTTGGCGCTTGCTGGCCTCTCGCGACTTTACTTACGTCGCGTGATCTCATCTTGTCGTGTGGGTCCATTTGCGCGGACGACATCTCTGATCAGCTTGCCTCTTTGGGGAGTTTTTTGTTCAACTTTCTTTGGCTTTGAAAGCAAAGTTTTAATACTGAGGTTTGATGCTGCGTCATAGCGGTTGAGTATACGTGGCGTGCTCGACAGAGCTGTACGTGTTTTCTCGTGTTCAGTTCGGTCAAAACAAATGTGCTGGCCCAAGTAACCTTTATTGTATATTGGAGCATCATTAACGGTGAATTCTCACGCATGTTCcaattataaattaatctaAAAATAGGAAAGAGAATAAAGGTTctagttacaatttttttagatGTGTTTTAAAACTCTAATTGTCAGGTGTCGACAAACTAGAAGTTCAGatgctttaaaaaaattaagataaacatatgttgatgagtgcccaaaaaattaagataaacatCTCAGATGGTGCCCAAAAATCATGTTGTTGGCAGCTTTGTCAAGCACAATAGAAAGGATGTTCCA from Raphanus sativus cultivar WK10039 chromosome 8, ASM80110v3, whole genome shotgun sequence includes:
- the LOC108835713 gene encoding putative cytochrome c oxidase subunit 6b-like isoform X2, encoding MSSAQMDPHDKMRSRDVSKVARGQQAPRPAHAPGTVSPPPQNEATFRAKRGEDSGGETDSARDELFPVTNETRHCFNRYMQYHRCLEGKGKDTNDCNSLRDYVRTMCPETLVSKYLWLRNGRNRESLGHCHRQFED
- the LOC108835713 gene encoding putative cytochrome c oxidase subunit 6b-like isoform X1, translating into MSSAQMDPHDKMRSRDVSKVARGQQAPRPAHAPGTVSPPPQNEATFRAKRGEDSGGETDSARDELFPVTNETRHCFNRYMQYHRCLEGKGKDTNDCNSLRDYVRTMCPETLVEKWEEQRKSGTLPSSI